A stretch of Eubalaena glacialis isolate mEubGla1 chromosome 10, mEubGla1.1.hap2.+ XY, whole genome shotgun sequence DNA encodes these proteins:
- the NEU3 gene encoding sialidase-3 isoform X3, whose protein sequence is MEATLPGHRTMNPCPVWEQKSGHVYLFFICVRGRVTERQQIVSGRNATRLCFICSQDAGYSWSEVRDLTEEVIGPEVENWATFAVGPGHGIQLQSGRLIIPAYAYYIPYRFFCFRLPYKARPHSLMIYSDDLGATWHHGRLIKPMVTVECEVAEVTGKAGHAVLYCSARTPNRCRAEALSTDHGECFQKPALSQQLCEPPRGCQGSVVSFRSLEIPNGCQHPAGKDAATIQQSHLLDSSLRLEPEAGTLSESWLLYSHPTSKKRRVDLGIYLNQSPLEAACWSRPWILHCGPCGYSDLAALEKEGLFGCLFECGTKRECEQIAFRLFTDREILSHVQGDCTSPGRNSEPTQN, encoded by the coding sequence ATGGAAGCCACGTTACCTGGGCATCGGACCATGAACCCCTGTCCTGTGTGGGAGCAGAAGAGTGGCCATGTGTACCTATTCTTCATCTGTGTGCGGGGCCGTGTCACTGAGCGTCAACAGATTGTGTCAGGCAGGAATGCTACCCGCCTCTGCTTCATCTGCAGTCAGGATGCTGGCTATTCATGGAGCGAGGTGAGGGACCTGACCGAGGAGGTCATTGGCCCAGAGGTGGAGAATTGGGCCACGTTTGCTGTGGGCCCAGGTCATGGCATCCAGCTGCAGTCGGGGAGGCTGATCATCCCTGCATACGCCTACTACATCCCTTACCGGTTCTTTTGCTTTCGGCTACCATATAAAGCCAGGCCTCATTCCCTGATGATCTATAGTGATGACCTAGGAGCCACATGGCACCATGGCAGGCTTATTAAGCCCATGGTGACAGTGGAGTGCGAAGTGGCAGAGGTAACTGGGAAGGCTGGCCACGCTGTGCTGTATTGCAGTGCCCGGACACCAAACAGGTGCCGGGCGGAGGCTCTCAGCACCGACCATGGTGAATGCTTTCAGAAACCAGCTCTGAGCCAACAGCTCTGTGAGCCCCCTCGTGGCTGCCAAGGCAGTGTGGTGAGTTTCCGGTCCCTGGAGATCCCAAATGGGTGCCAGCACCCTGCTGGCAAAGATGCTGCTACCATTCAGCAGAGCCATCTGCTGGACAGCTCACTGAGGCTAGAGCCAGAAGCTGGAACCCTGTCAGAATCATGGCTCTTGTACTCACACCCAACCAGTAAGAAACGGAGGGTCGACCTAGGCATCTACCTCAACCAGAGCCCGTTGGAGGCTGCCTGCTGGTCCCGCCCCTGGATCTTGCACTGCGGGCCCTGTGGCTACTCTGATTTGGCTGCTCTGGAGAAGGAGGGCTTGTTTGGGTGTTTGTTTGAATGTGGGACCAAGCGGGAGTGCGAGCAGATTGCCTTCCGCCTGTTTACAGACCGAGAGATCCTGAGCCACGTGCAAGGGGACTGCACCAGCCCTGGTAGGAACTCTGAGCCAACTCAAAACTAA
- the NEU3 gene encoding sialidase-3 isoform X1, producing MWTHVYLPPILAEVMEEMTSCSFNSPLFQQEDKRGITYRIPALLYVPPTHTFLAFAEKRSSSRDEDALHLVLRRGLRTGHSVQWEPLKPLMEATLPGHRTMNPCPVWEQKSGHVYLFFICVRGRVTERQQIVSGRNATRLCFICSQDAGYSWSEVRDLTEEVIGPEVENWATFAVGPGHGIQLQSGRLIIPAYAYYIPYRFFCFRLPYKARPHSLMIYSDDLGATWHHGRLIKPMVTVECEVAEVTGKAGHAVLYCSARTPNRCRAEALSTDHGECFQKPALSQQLCEPPRGCQGSVVSFRSLEIPNGCQHPAGKDAATIQQSHLLDSSLRLEPEAGTLSESWLLYSHPTSKKRRVDLGIYLNQSPLEAACWSRPWILHCGPCGYSDLAALEKEGLFGCLFECGTKRECEQIAFRLFTDREILSHVQGDCTSPGRNSEPTQN from the exons ATGTGGACACACGTTTATCTGCCTCCTATCCTTGCAGAGGTCATGGAAGAAATGACATCGTGCTCCTTCAACAGCCCTCTGTTCCAGCAGGAGGACAAGAGAGGGATCACCTACCGGATCCCAGCCTTGCTCTATGTGCCCCCTACCCACACCTTCCTGGCCTTTGCAGAGAAGCGCTCCTCGAGCAGGGATGAGGATGCTCTCCACCTGGTGCTGAGGCGAGGGTTGAGGACTGGGCACTCAGTACAG TGGGAACCCCTGAAGCCACTGATGGAAGCCACGTTACCTGGGCATCGGACCATGAACCCCTGTCCTGTGTGGGAGCAGAAGAGTGGCCATGTGTACCTATTCTTCATCTGTGTGCGGGGCCGTGTCACTGAGCGTCAACAGATTGTGTCAGGCAGGAATGCTACCCGCCTCTGCTTCATCTGCAGTCAGGATGCTGGCTATTCATGGAGCGAGGTGAGGGACCTGACCGAGGAGGTCATTGGCCCAGAGGTGGAGAATTGGGCCACGTTTGCTGTGGGCCCAGGTCATGGCATCCAGCTGCAGTCGGGGAGGCTGATCATCCCTGCATACGCCTACTACATCCCTTACCGGTTCTTTTGCTTTCGGCTACCATATAAAGCCAGGCCTCATTCCCTGATGATCTATAGTGATGACCTAGGAGCCACATGGCACCATGGCAGGCTTATTAAGCCCATGGTGACAGTGGAGTGCGAAGTGGCAGAGGTAACTGGGAAGGCTGGCCACGCTGTGCTGTATTGCAGTGCCCGGACACCAAACAGGTGCCGGGCGGAGGCTCTCAGCACCGACCATGGTGAATGCTTTCAGAAACCAGCTCTGAGCCAACAGCTCTGTGAGCCCCCTCGTGGCTGCCAAGGCAGTGTGGTGAGTTTCCGGTCCCTGGAGATCCCAAATGGGTGCCAGCACCCTGCTGGCAAAGATGCTGCTACCATTCAGCAGAGCCATCTGCTGGACAGCTCACTGAGGCTAGAGCCAGAAGCTGGAACCCTGTCAGAATCATGGCTCTTGTACTCACACCCAACCAGTAAGAAACGGAGGGTCGACCTAGGCATCTACCTCAACCAGAGCCCGTTGGAGGCTGCCTGCTGGTCCCGCCCCTGGATCTTGCACTGCGGGCCCTGTGGCTACTCTGATTTGGCTGCTCTGGAGAAGGAGGGCTTGTTTGGGTGTTTGTTTGAATGTGGGACCAAGCGGGAGTGCGAGCAGATTGCCTTCCGCCTGTTTACAGACCGAGAGATCCTGAGCCACGTGCAAGGGGACTGCACCAGCCCTGGTAGGAACTCTGAGCCAACTCAAAACTAA
- the NEU3 gene encoding sialidase-3 isoform X2, whose product MEEPGSRAEVMEEMTSCSFNSPLFQQEDKRGITYRIPALLYVPPTHTFLAFAEKRSSSRDEDALHLVLRRGLRTGHSVQWEPLKPLMEATLPGHRTMNPCPVWEQKSGHVYLFFICVRGRVTERQQIVSGRNATRLCFICSQDAGYSWSEVRDLTEEVIGPEVENWATFAVGPGHGIQLQSGRLIIPAYAYYIPYRFFCFRLPYKARPHSLMIYSDDLGATWHHGRLIKPMVTVECEVAEVTGKAGHAVLYCSARTPNRCRAEALSTDHGECFQKPALSQQLCEPPRGCQGSVVSFRSLEIPNGCQHPAGKDAATIQQSHLLDSSLRLEPEAGTLSESWLLYSHPTSKKRRVDLGIYLNQSPLEAACWSRPWILHCGPCGYSDLAALEKEGLFGCLFECGTKRECEQIAFRLFTDREILSHVQGDCTSPGRNSEPTQN is encoded by the exons ATGGAGGAGCCGGGGTCCCGCGCag AGGTCATGGAAGAAATGACATCGTGCTCCTTCAACAGCCCTCTGTTCCAGCAGGAGGACAAGAGAGGGATCACCTACCGGATCCCAGCCTTGCTCTATGTGCCCCCTACCCACACCTTCCTGGCCTTTGCAGAGAAGCGCTCCTCGAGCAGGGATGAGGATGCTCTCCACCTGGTGCTGAGGCGAGGGTTGAGGACTGGGCACTCAGTACAG TGGGAACCCCTGAAGCCACTGATGGAAGCCACGTTACCTGGGCATCGGACCATGAACCCCTGTCCTGTGTGGGAGCAGAAGAGTGGCCATGTGTACCTATTCTTCATCTGTGTGCGGGGCCGTGTCACTGAGCGTCAACAGATTGTGTCAGGCAGGAATGCTACCCGCCTCTGCTTCATCTGCAGTCAGGATGCTGGCTATTCATGGAGCGAGGTGAGGGACCTGACCGAGGAGGTCATTGGCCCAGAGGTGGAGAATTGGGCCACGTTTGCTGTGGGCCCAGGTCATGGCATCCAGCTGCAGTCGGGGAGGCTGATCATCCCTGCATACGCCTACTACATCCCTTACCGGTTCTTTTGCTTTCGGCTACCATATAAAGCCAGGCCTCATTCCCTGATGATCTATAGTGATGACCTAGGAGCCACATGGCACCATGGCAGGCTTATTAAGCCCATGGTGACAGTGGAGTGCGAAGTGGCAGAGGTAACTGGGAAGGCTGGCCACGCTGTGCTGTATTGCAGTGCCCGGACACCAAACAGGTGCCGGGCGGAGGCTCTCAGCACCGACCATGGTGAATGCTTTCAGAAACCAGCTCTGAGCCAACAGCTCTGTGAGCCCCCTCGTGGCTGCCAAGGCAGTGTGGTGAGTTTCCGGTCCCTGGAGATCCCAAATGGGTGCCAGCACCCTGCTGGCAAAGATGCTGCTACCATTCAGCAGAGCCATCTGCTGGACAGCTCACTGAGGCTAGAGCCAGAAGCTGGAACCCTGTCAGAATCATGGCTCTTGTACTCACACCCAACCAGTAAGAAACGGAGGGTCGACCTAGGCATCTACCTCAACCAGAGCCCGTTGGAGGCTGCCTGCTGGTCCCGCCCCTGGATCTTGCACTGCGGGCCCTGTGGCTACTCTGATTTGGCTGCTCTGGAGAAGGAGGGCTTGTTTGGGTGTTTGTTTGAATGTGGGACCAAGCGGGAGTGCGAGCAGATTGCCTTCCGCCTGTTTACAGACCGAGAGATCCTGAGCCACGTGCAAGGGGACTGCACCAGCCCTGGTAGGAACTCTGAGCCAACTCAAAACTAA